A part of Candidatus Electrothrix aestuarii genomic DNA contains:
- a CDS encoding chemotaxis protein CheW — translation MIDSSMLPDFIVEAAEHLEEMESSLLRLEQDYNDKEVLDEIFRSIHTIKGAAQFVGIERVSELSHKMENLLDLIRRSEITLNTAITDLLIAGKDRLTLLVDELERTQGEETEVADLVEQLRRIVEGDAEPEPVVDDAGGATESFEEEGLDEEPEGEQVGVLAEESMSDEYDEELYNIFLQQLKENIPFLYAQTVELSISVDKQDVLYRCSDSIKSLKSSANYMGYEKLTQHYSNWQHAIENAVEQLSSGKMPDLSFMQDYLDEIIRSFPQAMDGYSQDDVDALGSDIGEEKQDVASIDSALNSIFADEGPATATDELASMGDFDSDAEEDEEEENQGIDLDRALDSIFSDEFGGLEEEEEEEPDPLHLDDAPLVSTSTSEPVVYDNKSSQVDAGGETGVDTVPLEYELYDDEYDEELISIFLKKLQTDIEYIQARIAEYRVGGDKRTILENCHDAIGRLASSANYMEYGSLTDFCELWQGVVDGYLADIATGVDSDIAAGMQEFVDKIVGVYPQITGDNKPEELDEFDDEDVSENIFSVADESEAAPEDLQSKEKEIPVPPEPPRKKEEVQETKTVVAQTNNEQDDHSAGESGDKELFDKLSSALEVSEYAATTSPDSIDTVIEEIIEAPGTESRQGQDSKNDSGMDLSQLVDKVVNGGMGTSDSGAHLLDKVVASKEPEEEQEKVKEDSLDASEVAEEEVQKKSQGADTPAEEKPEEQHNEPVAVTKTVDFIKSEILKQEAEQEEKEATPTKKATVRSSIRVDADKIDYLMNQVGELVVSRAYFAQLVNEMRGLEQQLLESSGVTKGQLKPLHEFSFRLSEAGVHLGRVSNELQEGVMKVRMLPIDQLFKRYPRLVRDLVHNSDKDVKLVTKGEETELDKMVIESISDPLIHIIRNSVDHGIETIEERLRVGKPAQGILLLEAFHESDHIVLEITDDGKGIDTARIRKKALEKSLVRKEELERMSDQELTRLIMLPGFSTAEKATKTSGRGVGMDVVKKNIEKLNGTVEIVSEVGKGTRLRIKIPLTMAIIQALMVRVGQEKFTIPLTTVEETLRVFRHEISEIEGVDVIHLRENTMPIFQLSKIYNIDRQGLDEDKMFVVVVSTGTQELGIVVDELLGQEEVVIKPLADYLRVESGFGGATILGDGGISLILDIPELVKIAKENQVLKQEQRSLNFKRKKGSTASATQLIH, via the coding sequence ATGATAGACTCATCAATGTTACCGGATTTTATTGTTGAGGCAGCAGAACATCTTGAAGAGATGGAAAGCAGTCTTCTCCGGCTTGAACAAGATTATAATGACAAAGAAGTGCTGGATGAAATTTTTCGTTCAATCCACACTATTAAAGGCGCTGCCCAATTTGTTGGGATTGAGCGGGTTTCAGAACTGTCACATAAGATGGAGAATCTGCTTGATCTTATACGCAGAAGTGAAATTACTCTCAATACCGCAATTACAGATTTACTTATTGCAGGTAAGGATCGCCTAACGCTTTTGGTTGACGAGCTTGAGCGTACTCAGGGTGAGGAAACAGAGGTTGCTGACCTGGTAGAGCAGTTGCGAAGGATCGTGGAAGGAGATGCGGAACCAGAGCCTGTTGTTGATGATGCAGGAGGTGCAACAGAGTCTTTTGAAGAGGAAGGGCTGGATGAAGAGCCAGAAGGTGAACAGGTGGGCGTGCTGGCTGAGGAAAGTATGTCCGATGAATATGATGAGGAGCTCTATAATATTTTCCTGCAACAGCTGAAAGAAAATATTCCTTTTCTCTATGCACAGACAGTTGAACTCTCCATTTCTGTAGATAAGCAGGATGTCCTTTATCGTTGCAGTGATTCCATTAAGAGCCTGAAATCCTCAGCCAATTATATGGGGTATGAGAAGCTCACTCAGCATTATTCAAATTGGCAACATGCTATTGAAAATGCGGTTGAGCAGCTTTCAAGCGGGAAAATGCCTGATTTATCTTTTATGCAGGATTATCTGGATGAGATTATACGCTCTTTTCCGCAGGCAATGGACGGATATTCCCAGGATGATGTAGATGCACTCGGAAGTGATATTGGAGAGGAAAAACAAGATGTAGCTTCTATCGATTCAGCTCTGAACTCTATTTTTGCAGATGAAGGTCCTGCTACTGCCACAGATGAACTTGCGAGCATGGGTGACTTTGACAGCGATGCGGAAGAAGATGAGGAGGAAGAAAACCAAGGGATTGACCTTGATAGAGCTCTTGACTCTATTTTTTCCGATGAGTTTGGTGGGCTTGAAGAGGAGGAAGAGGAGGAACCTGATCCTCTTCATTTGGATGATGCCCCCTTGGTCAGCACCTCCACTTCTGAGCCTGTTGTGTACGATAATAAATCATCACAGGTTGATGCAGGGGGGGAGACAGGAGTTGATACGGTTCCCTTGGAATATGAGCTGTACGACGATGAGTATGATGAAGAACTCATTTCTATTTTCTTAAAAAAATTACAGACCGATATTGAGTATATTCAAGCAAGAATCGCTGAATATCGAGTTGGTGGAGATAAAAGAACAATACTCGAAAACTGTCATGACGCTATAGGGCGCTTGGCATCGTCAGCAAATTATATGGAGTATGGGAGTCTGACGGATTTTTGTGAGCTCTGGCAGGGTGTCGTTGATGGTTATCTTGCCGATATAGCAACGGGAGTTGATTCTGATATAGCAGCAGGAATGCAGGAGTTCGTTGATAAAATTGTCGGCGTATATCCGCAGATTACTGGAGATAATAAACCTGAAGAGCTAGATGAATTTGACGATGAAGATGTAAGTGAGAATATCTTTTCAGTTGCAGATGAGTCGGAAGCAGCACCAGAGGATTTACAGAGTAAAGAGAAAGAGATCCCTGTGCCACCGGAGCCTCCTCGCAAGAAGGAAGAAGTTCAAGAAACAAAGACTGTTGTTGCTCAAACAAATAACGAGCAGGATGATCATAGCGCTGGCGAATCAGGGGATAAAGAGCTTTTTGATAAATTGAGTAGCGCGTTGGAGGTGTCGGAGTATGCAGCCACAACTTCTCCTGACTCTATTGACACTGTTATTGAAGAAATTATAGAAGCTCCAGGTACAGAAAGTCGACAGGGCCAAGACAGTAAAAATGACTCGGGTATGGATCTGTCACAGCTTGTTGATAAAGTAGTGAATGGTGGCATGGGAACTTCCGACTCAGGAGCCCACCTCCTGGACAAGGTTGTGGCATCAAAAGAGCCTGAGGAAGAACAAGAAAAGGTAAAAGAAGATTCTCTTGATGCCTCAGAAGTAGCAGAAGAGGAGGTTCAAAAGAAATCTCAGGGCGCAGACACACCGGCTGAAGAGAAGCCGGAAGAACAACATAATGAGCCTGTTGCCGTCACAAAAACAGTTGATTTTATAAAGTCTGAAATTCTTAAGCAAGAGGCGGAGCAGGAAGAAAAGGAAGCCACTCCTACTAAAAAGGCAACTGTCCGAAGCAGTATCCGAGTAGATGCTGATAAAATTGATTACTTGATGAATCAAGTAGGAGAGTTGGTTGTTAGCAGGGCTTATTTTGCGCAGCTTGTTAATGAAATGAGAGGATTGGAACAACAACTTCTTGAGTCTTCTGGTGTTACAAAGGGACAGCTGAAGCCGCTCCATGAATTTTCATTTCGCTTGAGTGAGGCTGGTGTTCATCTTGGCCGCGTGTCTAACGAGCTGCAGGAAGGCGTTATGAAGGTCCGCATGCTGCCGATTGATCAACTCTTTAAACGCTATCCTCGTTTGGTGCGGGATTTGGTCCATAATTCGGATAAGGATGTTAAGCTGGTCACCAAGGGTGAGGAGACCGAGTTGGATAAGATGGTTATTGAATCCATCTCTGATCCTCTCATACATATTATCAGAAACTCCGTTGATCATGGCATTGAGACGATAGAGGAACGCCTGCGGGTTGGTAAGCCTGCGCAGGGGATCCTCCTCCTTGAGGCTTTTCATGAAAGTGACCACATTGTCCTGGAAATTACAGACGATGGTAAGGGAATAGATACTGCACGAATTAGGAAAAAGGCCCTTGAAAAAAGCTTAGTCAGGAAGGAAGAGTTGGAGCGGATGTCTGATCAGGAGTTAACTCGTCTGATTATGTTGCCTGGATTCAGTACCGCAGAAAAAGCCACAAAGACCTCCGGGCGAGGTGTTGGTATGGATGTGGTGAAAAAAAATATTGAAAAATTGAATGGTACTGTTGAAATAGTTTCTGAGGTCGGAAAGGGAACGAGACTGCGGATTAAAATCCCCCTGACAATGGCGATTATTCAGGCCCTGATGGTTCGGGTTGGTCAGGAAAAATTTACTATTCCGTTGACCACTGTTGAGGAGACTCTCAGGGTTTTCCGCCATGAGATTTCTGAAATTGAAGGGGTTGATGTTATTCATCTTCGCGAAAATACAATGCCTATCTTTCAGCTGTCCAAGATATATAATATAGATCGTCAAGGATTGGACGAAGACAAGATGTTTGTTGTCGTGGTCAGTACTGGAACGCAGGAGTTGGGTATAGTTGTTGACGAACTTCTTGGACAGGAAGAGGTTGTTATTAAGCCCTTGGCTGATTACTTGCGAGTTGAGAGTGGTTTCGGTGGTGCTACGATCCTTGGTGATGGTGGTATCTCACTTATTTTGGATATTCCTGAGCTTGTGAAGATCGCAAAAGAAAATCAAGTACTCAAGCAGGAGCAACGATCATTGAATTTTAAGCGGAAAAAAGGCAGCACTGCAAGTGCAACGCAGCTGATTCATTAA
- a CDS encoding HAMP domain-containing protein, with the protein MRAVWWKAVWAGRHKVHLKTDLSPMSTLLEAANDVSLRKKVSLFFLLNFMLTFITAAGLLYAFIYHGDETPRIFYGALCAILFVLLSIQAAAMLYFLRHIIRPLTEIQAASRLMADGHLETSNYVKRSDEIGSLGENINDLAVNMQEVLLFVWNHSQSSRDLLENIAQNLNFSLEKERGGKN; encoded by the coding sequence TTGCGTGCAGTTTGGTGGAAAGCAGTTTGGGCTGGTCGCCATAAGGTTCATCTTAAAACGGATTTGTCGCCTATGTCTACCTTGTTAGAGGCAGCAAACGATGTGAGTTTGAGAAAAAAAGTAAGTCTTTTTTTTCTCCTCAATTTTATGCTGACTTTCATCACCGCAGCTGGCCTTCTTTATGCATTTATTTATCATGGTGACGAGACTCCGAGAATTTTTTATGGCGCGTTATGTGCTATTCTGTTTGTGCTGTTGAGTATCCAAGCAGCTGCTATGCTATATTTTTTAAGACACATTATCCGTCCCTTGACGGAAATACAGGCTGCAAGCAGGTTAATGGCGGATGGTCATCTGGAAACATCAAATTATGTAAAAAGGTCAGATGAGATTGGGTCGCTAGGGGAAAATATAAATGATCTGGCTGTCAATATGCAGGAGGTTTTGCTCTTCGTATGGAATCATAGCCAGTCCAGCCGGGATTTACTGGAAAATATTGCGCAAAATTTGAATTTTTCTTTGGAAAAAGAGAGGGGGGGCAAAAATTAA
- a CDS encoding response regulator, which translates to MSKRVLIVDDSSMMRKMIAKLLQPPGHIVVGQAKNGLEAIELYKSLKPDIVTMDITMREMDGLAAAREILNFDSSAHIIFLSNLDEDVYRAEVEALGARGFASKHKAREILEMIEKTEAGD; encoded by the coding sequence ATGAGTAAGAGAGTCCTTATAGTTGATGATTCATCTATGATGCGTAAGATGATAGCGAAGTTGTTGCAACCACCGGGACATATAGTCGTTGGTCAGGCAAAAAATGGTCTGGAAGCTATTGAGCTGTATAAGTCTCTGAAGCCGGATATTGTTACTATGGACATCACTATGCGTGAGATGGATGGCCTTGCAGCTGCAAGAGAAATCTTGAATTTCGACAGCTCCGCGCATATTATCTTCCTTTCTAATCTTGATGAAGACGTATATCGGGCTGAAGTTGAGGCACTTGGGGCGCGAGGGTTTGCGAGTAAGCATAAGGCGAGAGAAATTCTCGAAATGATAGAAAAAACAGAGGCGGGCGACTAG
- a CDS encoding chemotaxis protein CheW — MADTFAAAKVTEQEEKEQLMQLVGFTIGNEQFGVDILMVQEIIRSAPITSVPNSPDFIEGVINLRGNIIPVIELRKRLNLYQEGTSSKDTWILILDINSRVTGFIVDSVTRVLKIMESTIEPPPEVVVAGLANQYIRGVCDIGEGLLILLDFNRILLADELKLLKSMNGE; from the coding sequence ATGGCTGATACTTTTGCAGCTGCCAAGGTGACCGAGCAGGAAGAAAAAGAACAGCTTATGCAGCTGGTCGGTTTTACCATTGGCAATGAGCAATTCGGGGTAGACATCCTCATGGTACAGGAGATTATTCGGTCTGCTCCTATTACATCGGTACCGAATTCACCTGACTTTATTGAAGGTGTTATCAACCTGCGCGGTAATATTATTCCTGTTATTGAATTACGGAAGCGGCTTAACCTTTATCAGGAAGGAACATCCTCAAAAGATACCTGGATATTGATTCTGGATATTAACAGTAGAGTGACTGGGTTTATTGTCGATTCTGTTACCAGGGTACTCAAAATTATGGAAAGTACTATTGAGCCTCCGCCTGAAGTTGTTGTTGCCGGGCTTGCCAATCAGTATATCAGAGGTGTCTGCGATATCGGTGAAGGATTGCTGATCCTTCTTGATTTTAATCGTATCCTTCTTGCAGATGAATTAAAGCTGCTTAAGTCAATGAACGGAGAATAA